In a single window of the Hydrogenobaculum sp. 3684 genome:
- a CDS encoding transglycosylase SLT domain-containing protein, which produces MRKFLLIFLTFLSFVSFGFSYDFDKELNLFSKALKLVKKDPSEAKALVKKVISYNDPITKSDALVVYAYLSKDSNNLQHILDQVDTHCLTRGFVYQYYRLLAKINKDIMAKKPCFFPDKKNELMGNESAIENALKGGCYYLAYLISQNSNSAPAIVAKFYHYLFIDNFAKASQELSRLKPYSNYQHLKDFYVNYVYRYLFFKDKPRALINYVSYVPDGFYKYFYEGISYFELGDYQNASRAFKKASYYDKTGASYYWLYKSTKNKRYLEKASRYDSFYGTLAKLKLHKPIYAKFLRCPSYKPDKRVLEFKRIMDYGFNGYLYSYYKDKHFNEKQMCEIFHINPKFYMIRKGYWDAYPIVFLKYIPKDTMSPSLVLSIIRMESFYNPIARTYWAFPDKKPTTVGLMQVKDTTGMFVAKRFNLPFVDDMKSPKYSILYGSYYLYFVYNLWHKNLVKAIASYNAGPGNVSRYKDFDDWLLFVEHIPNTINRHYVKNVLNFYWHYKYAFNK; this is translated from the coding sequence ATGCGCAAATTTTTATTGATTTTTTTAACGTTCTTATCCTTTGTAAGTTTTGGCTTTTCTTATGATTTTGATAAAGAGCTTAATCTTTTCTCAAAAGCCCTAAAACTTGTTAAAAAAGATCCATCTGAAGCTAAAGCTCTTGTAAAGAAAGTAATATCTTACAACGATCCTATTACAAAAAGCGATGCACTGGTGGTATATGCTTACCTTTCGAAAGATTCTAACAACCTTCAGCATATACTTGACCAAGTGGATACTCATTGTCTTACAAGGGGTTTTGTATACCAGTATTATAGGCTTTTAGCAAAAATAAATAAAGATATTATGGCTAAAAAACCTTGCTTTTTTCCTGATAAGAAGAATGAGCTTATGGGAAATGAGTCTGCTATAGAAAACGCTTTAAAAGGAGGGTGTTATTATCTTGCCTATCTTATATCCCAAAACAGCAATTCAGCACCAGCTATTGTAGCTAAATTTTATCATTATCTTTTTATAGACAATTTTGCCAAAGCAAGCCAAGAGCTATCAAGGTTAAAACCATATTCTAATTATCAACACTTGAAGGATTTTTATGTAAACTATGTTTATAGATATTTGTTTTTTAAAGATAAACCAAGAGCTCTTATAAACTATGTCAGCTATGTACCAGATGGTTTTTATAAATATTTTTATGAAGGGATATCTTATTTTGAGCTTGGAGATTATCAAAACGCTTCCAGGGCTTTTAAAAAAGCCTCCTATTACGATAAAACAGGAGCATCTTATTATTGGCTTTATAAAAGCACTAAAAACAAAAGATATTTAGAAAAAGCTTCAAGATATGATAGTTTTTACGGGACTTTGGCAAAGCTAAAACTTCATAAACCTATATACGCAAAATTTTTAAGATGTCCTTCTTATAAGCCAGATAAGAGGGTGTTAGAATTTAAACGTATTATGGATTATGGGTTTAACGGCTACCTTTACAGCTATTACAAAGATAAACATTTTAACGAAAAACAGATGTGTGAAATTTTTCATATAAACCCGAAGTTTTACATGATAAGAAAAGGCTATTGGGACGCTTATCCTATAGTGTTTTTGAAATATATACCAAAAGATACCATGAGCCCAAGCTTGGTGCTTTCTATTATAAGGATGGAAAGCTTTTACAACCCCATAGCGAGAACTTATTGGGCTTTTCCAGATAAAAAACCCACCACCGTTGGGCTTATGCAAGTAAAAGATACTACCGGTATGTTTGTGGCAAAAAGGTTTAATCTTCCTTTTGTAGATGATATGAAAAGCCCAAAATACTCTATACTTTATGGAAGCTATTACCTTTATTTTGTTTACAACCTTTGGCACAAAAACCTTGTAAAAGCTATAGCATCTTACAACGCAGGACCTGGAAACGTATCAAGATACAAAGATTTTGATGATTGGCTTTTGTTTGTAGAGCACATACCAAACACCATAAATAGACACTATGTAAAAAACGTGTTAAACTTTTACTGGCATTATAAATATGCTTTTAATAAATAA
- a CDS encoding vWA domain-containing protein: protein MNKFDQLDSILEREYDIEVKHSQEGWGCGYDPKYVSMVDMWAKGEIEDIPQIIRIPAGVVYNASEFLRVSQEQALSDIGHEIRYIISTNLFNFRNGQREVFRAGYDPTSFVCLYAVFENIRLDKEVGFGAFDRKRFNERLNRIKPKYPHHLYLAYIYKSFYQEQFDIPNDIKKHANDTRNSFDEALKDIPEAYNILMESVWPRYRQLVELSQDIRLIELILKELDKHSGRITTDIVGKLNTEQISFFESLKKANLIDKVIVDKSKAILKQIPDWMVAYARQIVRMEMIEQDAIFFREFLPKVLEAEIEHRGFLSFIIKPWEESMASGSSSKSGRSDSKNNDGNGSSSLGKDQSKAYNEIRNSIIVVSEILKRNISKLFPTEDSLFEGKYYTGKHINKTALATEIASKSGRIFQRRIAGNEIPVFFSFLLDISSSMRKEDKLINAIKSLILISEVLSDLKLDFSISLFNEEYFILKDYKTPYKQVIANILNILPQKSTNLGLAIEEERRHIDDFQRKTHKRGVFVLFSDGEPTKGMKKEELSSYVNLIKLEIPIVAISVGKAGESIKEVFGKNTLIVNSINSLPVAFGRIVQQQLNKFMKR from the coding sequence ATGAACAAGTTTGACCAATTAGATTCTATATTAGAAAGAGAGTACGACATAGAGGTAAAACATTCTCAAGAAGGTTGGGGCTGTGGATACGATCCAAAATATGTATCCATGGTGGATATGTGGGCAAAGGGGGAGATAGAAGATATACCTCAAATCATAAGAATACCAGCGGGTGTTGTTTACAACGCTTCAGAGTTTTTAAGGGTTTCTCAAGAGCAAGCACTGTCTGATATTGGACATGAGATAAGATATATAATTAGCACAAACCTATTTAACTTTAGAAACGGCCAAAGGGAAGTTTTTAGAGCAGGGTATGATCCCACATCGTTTGTATGTCTTTACGCTGTTTTTGAAAACATAAGGCTTGATAAAGAGGTTGGTTTTGGGGCTTTTGACAGAAAAAGATTCAACGAAAGATTAAACCGTATAAAACCAAAGTATCCACACCATCTATACCTTGCTTATATTTATAAAAGCTTTTACCAAGAGCAATTTGATATACCAAACGACATAAAAAAACATGCAAACGATACAAGAAATAGCTTTGACGAGGCTTTAAAAGATATACCAGAAGCCTACAACATCCTGATGGAATCCGTATGGCCAAGATATAGGCAACTGGTGGAGCTATCCCAAGATATAAGACTTATAGAACTCATATTAAAAGAGCTTGATAAACACTCTGGTAGAATCACCACAGATATAGTAGGGAAATTAAACACAGAGCAAATAAGCTTTTTTGAAAGTCTAAAAAAAGCAAACCTCATAGACAAAGTCATCGTAGATAAATCAAAAGCTATACTAAAACAAATACCAGATTGGATGGTGGCCTACGCAAGACAAATAGTAAGGATGGAGATGATAGAGCAAGACGCTATATTCTTTAGAGAGTTTCTACCCAAAGTCCTTGAAGCGGAGATAGAGCACAGGGGATTTTTAAGTTTTATCATAAAACCCTGGGAAGAGAGCATGGCCTCAGGGAGTTCTTCAAAATCCGGGAGATCCGATTCTAAAAACAACGACGGTAATGGATCTTCTTCTCTTGGAAAAGATCAAAGCAAAGCTTACAACGAAATAAGAAACTCTATAATAGTGGTATCTGAGATTTTAAAAAGAAATATATCAAAACTATTTCCCACAGAGGATAGTTTATTTGAAGGAAAATACTACACCGGAAAGCATATAAACAAAACAGCCCTTGCCACAGAGATAGCATCAAAAAGTGGTCGTATTTTCCAAAGAAGGATAGCCGGAAACGAAATACCGGTGTTTTTTTCGTTTTTACTAGACATATCTTCAAGCATGAGAAAAGAAGATAAGCTTATAAATGCCATTAAAAGCCTAATACTTATAAGCGAGGTTTTAAGCGATTTAAAACTTGATTTTTCTATAAGCCTTTTCAACGAAGAATATTTTATATTAAAAGATTACAAAACCCCTTATAAGCAAGTTATAGCTAACATATTAAACATATTACCTCAAAAAAGCACAAACTTAGGCCTTGCCATTGAAGAGGAAAGAAGGCATATAGATGACTTTCAAAGAAAAACCCACAAAAGGGGTGTATTTGTGCTGTTTTCAGATGGAGAACCCACAAAAGGCATGAAAAAAGAAGAGCTAAGCTCCTACGTAAATTTAATAAAACTAGAAATACCTATAGTGGCTATAAGCGTAGGAAAAGCTGGAGAATCCATAAAGGAGGTTTTCGGTAAGAATACGCTTATAGTAAACTCTATAAACAGTTTGCCGGTGGCCTTTGGAAGAATTGTACAACAACAGCTAAATAAGTTTATGAAAAGATGA
- a CDS encoding geranylgeranyl reductase family protein codes for MERYDVIVIGGGPAGAGASYELADAGAKVLVIEKAKYPRPKLCAGCISKRSVDLFPAFNIKNSIKGGILGFKGQEFVEKVSDECAVIVDRKEFDHFLISKAQEKGAHLLEEITVKDIELTPTVRKVITDKGVFEADYVIGADGYHSVTRKSIACKSASRKFFIAMEVKVPKDDLKNFKEDEVLIDIGVVKKGYGWYFPQGEFVNIGIATAEKEDLLNIFKAYTKNHKLFPIDISKHRIKSWFIPFISKAQELRLGRDRVFLTGDAGAIVDPLLGEGIRYAYLSGGLCARAIKLARKDAHSLYERFVKNTILEDLVYAGKIASIVYNIQELSFKLSQDKALYMFFELLKGEKTYKDLYRWGWKELIKNIPKILSGMI; via the coding sequence ATGGAGCGATACGACGTTATAGTTATAGGCGGTGGTCCTGCTGGAGCTGGTGCATCTTACGAGCTTGCGGATGCTGGCGCAAAAGTCCTAGTAATTGAAAAAGCCAAATACCCAAGACCAAAGCTATGTGCTGGTTGCATATCAAAAAGGTCCGTAGATTTGTTTCCAGCTTTTAATATAAAAAACAGCATAAAAGGAGGGATACTGGGCTTCAAAGGCCAAGAGTTTGTAGAAAAAGTTTCCGATGAATGCGCTGTTATAGTAGATAGAAAAGAGTTTGATCATTTTTTAATATCAAAAGCCCAAGAAAAAGGAGCCCATCTTTTAGAAGAGATCACTGTAAAAGATATAGAACTAACCCCCACCGTAAGAAAAGTCATCACCGACAAAGGAGTATTTGAAGCCGATTATGTGATAGGAGCAGATGGTTATCACTCTGTTACAAGAAAATCTATAGCCTGTAAAAGTGCATCAAGAAAGTTTTTTATAGCTATGGAGGTAAAAGTCCCAAAAGATGATTTAAAAAATTTTAAAGAAGATGAGGTTTTGATAGACATAGGCGTTGTAAAAAAAGGCTACGGATGGTATTTCCCCCAAGGGGAGTTTGTAAATATAGGTATAGCCACCGCTGAAAAAGAAGATCTTTTAAACATTTTTAAAGCTTATACAAAAAACCATAAGCTATTTCCTATTGATATATCAAAACACCGCATAAAATCTTGGTTTATACCTTTTATCTCAAAAGCCCAAGAGTTAAGACTTGGAAGAGATAGGGTATTTTTAACAGGAGACGCTGGGGCTATAGTAGATCCATTGCTGGGAGAGGGCATAAGGTATGCATACTTAAGTGGGGGCCTTTGCGCAAGAGCCATAAAACTTGCCAGAAAAGATGCCCATTCTTTGTATGAAAGGTTTGTAAAAAATACAATATTAGAAGATCTCGTTTACGCTGGTAAAATCGCTTCCATAGTCTACAACATACAAGAGTTATCTTTTAAACTATCTCAAGACAAAGCCCTATATATGTTTTTTGAGCTTTTAAAAGGAGAAAAAACCTACAAAGATTTATACAGATGGGGTTGGAAAGAGCTTATAAAAAATATACCTAAGATACTGAGCGGAATGATATAA
- a CDS encoding ribosome-binding factor A, with amino-acid sequence MNKQKDMLKRTIEKEVANILLKDIENIPGFVTVNGVLLSEDGKNVLISISVLEKDKEEAVLKRLQSAKDYIRHLLTKKIKPNPCQKSIL; translated from the coding sequence ATGAACAAACAAAAAGATATGCTAAAAAGAACCATCGAAAAAGAAGTAGCAAACATACTATTAAAAGACATAGAAAACATCCCAGGTTTTGTAACGGTAAACGGTGTACTCTTAAGCGAAGATGGTAAAAATGTGTTGATATCTATAAGCGTTTTAGAAAAAGACAAAGAAGAGGCGGTACTAAAAAGACTTCAAAGCGCAAAGGATTACATAAGACATCTTTTGACCAAAAAAATAAAACCAAATCCATGCCAAAAATCGATTTTGTAA
- a CDS encoding sigma-54 dependent transcriptional regulator, whose translation MKVLIIDDEASIRESISNILSDENISSKTAKSLEEAKKILTKEYFPVILLDIWLEDGSGIDFIDTIKELSPNSSIVMITGHGGIELAVQSIKKGAFDFLEKPLSIEKLLNVIEKAHKEHIKNKLTNIEQSDDIIGESSAIKKLKEEIKKVAKSNANIVIFGENGTGKELVAKNIHKLSYRKDKPFVDINCAAIPDELIESELFGYEKGAFTGAVSRKAGKLEIANEGTIFLDEIGDMSLKAQAKLLRAIETKSFHRLGGLQKIDVDVRFICASNKDLKTLIEQGLFREDLYYRLAVITLEVPPLRERGQDVIILAEYFLDKFCQENKTKPKKLTEEAKEVLLEYHWPGNVRELKNLMERLSIIVEKDTIDADSLEIKIKNKESQDFKSAKQEFEKQFILKKLAQYNYNIKQTAQAIGMDFTNLYRKIKAYNIKIEEDSK comes from the coding sequence ATGAAGGTGCTTATAATAGACGACGAGGCTTCCATAAGAGAGTCTATATCAAATATACTAAGCGATGAAAATATAAGCTCAAAAACCGCAAAGTCCTTGGAAGAGGCAAAAAAGATCCTTACAAAAGAGTACTTTCCGGTGATACTTCTTGACATATGGCTTGAAGATGGCTCTGGTATAGATTTTATAGATACCATAAAAGAGTTATCTCCAAACTCTTCCATAGTGATGATAACAGGTCATGGCGGTATAGAGCTTGCAGTTCAGTCTATAAAAAAGGGGGCTTTTGATTTTTTAGAAAAACCTCTATCTATTGAAAAGCTTTTAAACGTTATAGAAAAAGCCCACAAAGAACACATAAAAAACAAACTCACCAACATAGAACAAAGTGATGACATCATAGGAGAATCATCAGCTATAAAAAAACTAAAAGAAGAGATAAAAAAGGTAGCAAAATCAAATGCAAACATCGTAATATTTGGAGAAAATGGCACCGGTAAAGAGCTTGTGGCAAAAAACATCCACAAACTATCTTATAGAAAAGACAAACCCTTTGTGGATATAAACTGTGCTGCAATACCAGATGAGCTTATAGAATCTGAGCTTTTTGGATACGAAAAGGGAGCTTTTACTGGGGCGGTGTCAAGAAAAGCTGGAAAACTTGAAATAGCAAACGAAGGAACGATATTTTTAGATGAAATAGGGGATATGAGTTTAAAAGCCCAGGCAAAACTCTTAAGGGCTATAGAGACAAAAAGCTTTCACCGGCTTGGGGGGCTTCAAAAAATAGATGTGGATGTAAGGTTTATATGCGCTTCCAACAAAGATCTAAAAACACTTATAGAACAAGGGCTTTTTAGAGAAGACCTTTATTATAGGCTTGCAGTTATAACACTAGAAGTACCACCTTTAAGAGAAAGAGGACAGGACGTAATAATCTTAGCAGAATATTTCTTAGACAAGTTTTGCCAAGAGAACAAAACAAAACCAAAAAAATTAACAGAAGAGGCAAAAGAAGTACTTTTAGAATACCACTGGCCCGGAAACGTAAGAGAGCTAAAAAATCTAATGGAAAGACTAAGCATAATAGTAGAAAAAGATACGATAGACGCTGATTCTCTTGAGATAAAAATCAAAAACAAAGAGTCTCAGGATTTTAAAAGCGCAAAACAAGAGTTTGAAAAGCAGTTTATACTAAAAAAGCTTGCCCAGTACAACTACAATATAAAACAAACAGCTCAAGCCATAGGTATGGATTTTACAAATTTATACCGTAAGATAAAAGCTTACAACATCAAAATAGAAGAGGATTCCAAATGA
- the dnaX gene encoding DNA polymerase III subunit gamma/tau, protein MSYIPFARKYRPKTFKELIGQEIPATILKNAFLYQKIHHAYIFAGHKGTGKTTTARIFAKVLNCLNPQEGEPCNACPNCQAIEKGTFVDLIEMDAASNRGIDEIRAVKEGASYLPMQGKYKVYIIDEAHMLTKEAFNALLKTIEEPPPSLIFILCTTEFDKILPTIQSRCQKLVFSRASKENIKTYLRRIATQENIEIDEEALDVLSDLADDSMRDAASLLDQASTYGNNKVTIDIVKSMFGPVDKASIRKFLELLIESDTKEAINMLNTINEKGYNVRLFWEGVYKEIKNILKAFATGEAEEEFYKKMLEKPLEVFLYLEDIINQGFSAMYQKDPILALEITVLKASLIKDFVPISELLKEGLDLPTKSAEKKTPNEPIDSKSQKTEDIKAENSKDQEYPEEVEKILEVFKPAKILHYEKKINHDKK, encoded by the coding sequence ATGAGTTATATACCTTTTGCTAGAAAGTACAGACCAAAAACGTTTAAAGAGCTAATAGGTCAAGAGATACCAGCTACCATATTAAAAAACGCATTTTTATACCAAAAAATACATCACGCTTATATATTTGCAGGACACAAAGGGACAGGTAAAACCACCACCGCAAGGATATTTGCAAAAGTCTTAAACTGCCTAAATCCCCAAGAGGGAGAACCTTGCAACGCTTGTCCAAACTGCCAAGCTATAGAAAAAGGTACATTTGTAGACCTTATAGAGATGGATGCCGCTTCCAACAGAGGTATAGATGAAATAAGAGCCGTAAAAGAAGGGGCAAGCTATCTACCGATGCAAGGCAAATATAAAGTTTATATCATAGATGAAGCTCATATGCTTACAAAAGAAGCTTTTAATGCACTTTTAAAAACCATAGAAGAACCACCACCTTCTTTGATATTTATCCTTTGTACCACAGAGTTTGACAAGATACTTCCCACCATTCAATCAAGATGTCAAAAGCTTGTGTTTTCAAGAGCTTCAAAAGAAAACATAAAAACATACCTAAGACGAATAGCCACCCAAGAAAACATCGAAATAGACGAAGAGGCTTTGGATGTTTTATCAGATTTAGCAGATGATTCTATGAGAGATGCCGCTAGTCTTTTAGATCAAGCTAGCACATACGGCAACAACAAAGTAACCATAGACATAGTAAAATCTATGTTTGGACCGGTGGATAAAGCATCTATAAGAAAGTTTTTGGAGCTTTTAATAGAATCAGACACAAAAGAAGCTATAAATATGTTAAATACCATAAACGAAAAAGGCTACAACGTAAGGCTTTTCTGGGAAGGAGTTTACAAAGAGATAAAAAACATACTAAAAGCTTTTGCCACCGGAGAAGCCGAAGAAGAGTTTTACAAAAAAATGTTAGAAAAACCCTTAGAAGTATTTTTATACCTTGAAGATATCATAAATCAAGGTTTTAGCGCCATGTATCAAAAAGATCCAATCCTTGCTCTTGAGATAACAGTGCTAAAAGCTTCTTTGATAAAAGATTTTGTGCCCATTTCAGAGCTTTTAAAAGAAGGTTTAGATTTGCCCACAAAATCCGCTGAAAAAAAAACACCAAATGAACCTATAGATTCTAAAAGCCAAAAAACTGAGGATATAAAAGCTGAAAACTCTAAGGATCAAGAGTATCCAGAAGAAGTAGAGAAAATTTTAGAAGTCTTTAAACCGGCAAAGATACTTCACTATGAAAAGAAAATAAACCATGATAAAAAGTGA
- a CDS encoding NAD(P)-dependent oxidoreductase, which translates to MKVGFIGFGNLGSAIVRRMASLGVEVIVYNRTKSKVKDFKAVDHPYDLLEEVDIVFINVFDSFASREVVFGENGLVKGNLKDKTIVDTTTNHYAYVKEAYETLKGLGAKYLDAPVLGSVIPATKGELIMLVGGDEDVFKSVEEVLKLFTKERMYLGPVPNGTYGKLINNIVLGAFMDAIAQAIGIGESVGLPKDTILKFLEIGAGNSYILNVKKQKLLQEDFSPQFSVKAIYKDLHYVQDLLKDFGLFSFSLGAVKETYGLAIKSNMEDLDFSAIYNLYKKNL; encoded by the coding sequence ATGAAGGTAGGTTTTATAGGCTTTGGAAATCTTGGTTCAGCTATTGTAAGAAGAATGGCTTCTTTAGGTGTGGAGGTGATAGTTTACAACAGGACAAAATCAAAGGTAAAAGACTTTAAAGCGGTAGATCATCCATATGATCTTTTAGAAGAGGTGGATATTGTTTTTATAAACGTTTTTGACTCTTTTGCTTCAAGAGAGGTTGTCTTTGGAGAAAACGGTCTTGTAAAGGGAAATTTAAAAGATAAAACTATCGTAGATACCACCACAAACCACTACGCTTATGTAAAAGAAGCTTACGAGACGTTAAAAGGGCTTGGGGCTAAGTATCTTGATGCACCTGTGCTTGGTTCTGTGATACCTGCTACGAAGGGCGAGCTTATTATGCTCGTGGGGGGCGATGAGGATGTATTTAAAAGCGTTGAAGAGGTTTTAAAGCTTTTTACAAAAGAAAGAATGTATCTTGGACCAGTGCCAAACGGCACTTACGGAAAACTAATAAACAACATAGTACTTGGAGCTTTTATGGACGCTATAGCCCAAGCCATTGGCATTGGAGAAAGCGTTGGCCTTCCCAAAGATACTATTTTGAAGTTTTTAGAGATTGGAGCTGGAAACTCTTACATATTAAACGTTAAAAAACAAAAGCTTTTACAAGAGGATTTTTCTCCTCAGTTTTCTGTAAAGGCCATATATAAAGACCTTCATTATGTGCAAGACCTTCTTAAAGATTTTGGGCTTTTCTCTTTTAGCTTAGGAGCTGTTAAAGAGACTTATGGGCTTGCTATAAAATCAAACATGGAAGACCTTGATTTTTCAGCTATATATAATCTCTATAAGAAGAATTTATGA
- the recJ gene encoding single-stranded-DNA-specific exonuclease RecJ, producing the protein MISALGRHVVVKSQIQSLDDSADLYSLVFNTLLGLRNINIEDLDVKLKNIPSFELLPNINQAVDRLVKAIKSKERILLYGDYDVDGVTSTTIMYDFLKQIGANVVPVLPNRNSGYGLSKELIDLFSKYSNLVLTLDNGTTAVHEIKYAKEKYNMDFIILDHHMINHGEDMPEAILVNPNLEEDNKLKGLCTAGLSFYMVGALRRALGVDFDIKKYLDLVAVGTVADVMPINSLNRVLISKGLELINKIKDMSWDMATDFGKAGMKALINYISKTQNGNQKIITAKDIGFSIAPRINAAGRIRKPQIALKLLAEKNYEKARILAEDLNKINQDRRRISNEMFKEAYSLASQSNDDFVILGKQTWHHGVLGIVAGRLSNKLKKPTGIFHINNTHAVGSIRSVEGLDVHKLLSNLSYMFDKWGGHAGAAGVTIKKEYFDAFRQKINDLLKRESFEVDRVLEVDMELPLRSVDKRIEEIIEKLSPYGELNPEPIFISQDITISSISSKGVGVRVKTLDKDKEIELSCFEEELFVKLRPGQRLKAIYNIDSYGINMIDVVFC; encoded by the coding sequence ATGATAAGTGCTTTAGGTAGGCATGTTGTTGTTAAAAGTCAAATACAGAGTTTAGATGATTCGGCGGATTTATATAGCTTAGTTTTTAATACGCTTCTTGGCCTTAGAAATATAAATATTGAAGATTTGGATGTAAAGTTGAAAAATATACCAAGTTTTGAGCTTTTACCAAACATAAACCAAGCCGTAGATAGACTTGTAAAAGCCATAAAATCTAAAGAAAGGATACTACTTTACGGGGATTACGATGTGGACGGGGTTACTTCTACTACCATCATGTACGATTTTTTAAAGCAAATAGGCGCCAACGTAGTACCGGTGCTTCCAAACAGAAACTCCGGCTATGGGCTTTCAAAAGAGCTTATAGATTTATTCTCAAAGTACTCTAACTTGGTGCTTACATTAGACAACGGTACCACAGCCGTTCATGAGATAAAATATGCAAAAGAAAAATACAATATGGATTTTATCATTTTAGACCATCATATGATAAATCACGGCGAAGACATGCCTGAGGCTATATTGGTAAATCCAAACTTAGAAGAAGACAACAAACTAAAAGGCCTATGCACAGCTGGGCTTTCCTTTTATATGGTGGGGGCTTTAAGAAGGGCTTTGGGTGTAGATTTTGATATAAAAAAATATCTTGATTTGGTGGCAGTAGGTACTGTGGCGGATGTGATGCCGATAAATTCATTAAACAGAGTCCTAATATCTAAAGGTCTTGAGCTTATAAACAAAATAAAAGATATGTCTTGGGATATGGCTACAGATTTTGGAAAAGCTGGTATGAAAGCCCTTATAAACTACATATCAAAAACCCAAAACGGAAATCAAAAGATAATCACCGCCAAAGATATAGGATTTTCAATAGCCCCAAGGATAAACGCCGCAGGTCGCATAAGAAAACCTCAAATAGCTTTGAAGCTTTTGGCGGAAAAAAACTATGAGAAAGCTAGAATATTAGCTGAAGACTTAAACAAGATAAACCAAGATAGAAGAAGAATATCAAACGAGATGTTTAAAGAGGCTTATAGTCTTGCTTCTCAATCCAACGATGATTTTGTGATACTTGGAAAACAAACATGGCATCATGGGGTTCTTGGAATTGTGGCTGGAAGACTTTCTAACAAGCTTAAAAAACCAACAGGTATATTTCACATCAACAACACTCATGCGGTGGGCTCTATAAGATCTGTGGAAGGTCTTGATGTTCATAAGCTTTTATCAAATTTAAGCTATATGTTTGATAAATGGGGAGGTCATGCTGGAGCAGCTGGGGTTACCATTAAAAAAGAATATTTTGATGCTTTTAGACAAAAGATAAACGATTTATTAAAAAGAGAGTCCTTTGAAGTGGATAGGGTTTTAGAGGTGGACATGGAACTTCCCCTAAGAAGCGTTGATAAACGTATTGAAGAAATAATAGAGAAGCTATCTCCATATGGTGAACTAAACCCAGAACCGATTTTTATATCTCAAGATATCACTATTTCTTCTATATCAAGCAAAGGCGTAGGGGTAAGGGTGAAGACTTTAGACAAAGACAAAGAGATAGAACTAAGCTGTTTTGAAGAGGAGCTTTTTGTAAAGCTAAGACCTGGTCAACGTTTAAAAGCCATATACAACATAGATTCTTACGGAATAAACATGATAGATGTGGTATTTTGTTGA
- a CDS encoding metal-binding protein — MASGNTHDFLNLATLPIFLYGVPHEYFLYFGSAYVISTILLSPDIDLHHSKPSKRWKILKWFWHPYRIVFKHRGLSHFPIVGTLSRLLYVFVLVVFLYFVIVGIMSFSHYSHTFIKSSDTFFQHIKYRIKEEDIFWFVMGAVVSDIVHIFWDFVFSFLKKLKKFIK, encoded by the coding sequence ATGGCTTCTGGTAATACCCACGATTTTTTAAACTTAGCAACGCTTCCTATCTTCCTTTACGGTGTGCCTCATGAGTATTTTTTATATTTTGGAAGTGCTTATGTGATTTCTACTATTTTGCTATCTCCAGATATAGACCTTCATCATTCAAAACCCTCAAAAAGATGGAAGATATTAAAGTGGTTTTGGCATCCATACCGTATTGTTTTTAAACATAGGGGTTTGTCGCACTTTCCTATAGTGGGTACTCTCTCTAGACTCTTATATGTTTTTGTCTTGGTGGTGTTTTTATACTTTGTTATAGTGGGTATTATGAGCTTTTCGCATTATTCTCATACTTTTATTAAAAGCTCAGATACTTTTTTTCAACATATAAAATATAGGATAAAAGAAGAAGATATATTTTGGTTTGTGATGGGTGCAGTGGTATCTGATATAGTGCATATCTTTTGGGATTTTGTGTTTTCTTTTTTAAAAAAGCTAAAAAAGTTTATAAAATGA